One Ureaplasma urealyticum serovar 8 str. ATCC 27618 genomic window carries:
- a CDS encoding S8 family peptidase has translation MNNILELKGSIYSKSNPNKPGPRNLPAKQSISLDHIKKIVKDLQTSLDEWESYTDYGVNPIINITYKKIVAKSNRAKKMFSFDENKECDPNYFVIGERYADKNKKHIITYNISKQNLNETIEKIKTVISMLENNFKTIDINFEGISYSFIADINANKYKKIFDNNKISKTTFVSLIVDCYYIENINCNYSDVLLEDNAIITFYKTNKNIVEILQEIGINLNNSKIIKDENFYLRIDELKIVKEKIPYLISMGVKDLNQIDLDQSLDYIDDSIKTTLKIHKPTNEPTIGVIDTIIVDHTQVYFHEWIDYHYENSKELEPILKEENPIHGLEVSSIIVNGPSFNPNLDDGCGFFRVRHFGVMGQNFTTFELIKKIRSIIENNQDIKVWNLSLGTKYEIKDNFISIEASILDDIQAEYDVIFVVSGTNKTSKESKNYKIGSPADSINSLVVNAVNDQQEPAFYTRKGIVLSFFNKPDLAYYGTCYVFESNNKVKKVQGTSYAAAWISRKLGYLINILGFSREVAKALLIHAAADSIKENHDFSFLGYGVVPIKINDIVYAKDNEIKFFINGSISEYETYTHTIPIPTETNKHPYLAKATLSYFPQCSRNQGVDYTNVELDLHFGRIDEDKKSIISINNNLQDEDKMLNLFEGDARNYFRKWDNIKYISDYSLKNVKPRKAYGDGFWGFSLKAKTRSNYNVYDKKLKFGLVFSFFEINNKNRIHEFIKSCLFNGWLVKSISVDEKINLYNKLQEKIDIK, from the coding sequence ATGAATAATATTTTAGAATTAAAAGGTTCAATATATTCAAAATCAAATCCTAATAAACCAGGGCCACGTAATCTTCCAGCAAAACAAAGTATTAGTTTAGATCATATTAAAAAAATTGTAAAAGATTTGCAAACAAGTTTAGATGAATGAGAATCATATACTGATTATGGAGTTAATCCTATTATAAATATCACTTATAAAAAAATAGTTGCTAAAAGTAATCGTGCTAAAAAAATGTTTTCTTTTGACGAAAACAAAGAATGTGATCCAAATTATTTTGTTATTGGAGAAAGATATGCTGATAAAAATAAAAAACATATCATAACTTATAATATTAGTAAACAAAATTTAAATGAAACAATTGAAAAAATAAAAACTGTTATTTCTATGCTTGAAAATAATTTTAAAACCATTGATATTAATTTTGAAGGCATTAGCTATAGTTTTATTGCAGATATTAATGCGAATAAATATAAAAAGATTTTTGATAATAACAAAATTTCAAAAACAACATTTGTTAGTCTTATTGTTGATTGTTATTATATTGAGAATATTAATTGTAATTACTCTGATGTCTTATTAGAAGATAATGCCATTATTACTTTCTATAAAACCAATAAAAATATTGTAGAAATTTTACAAGAAATTGGGATTAATTTAAATAATAGTAAAATTATTAAAGATGAAAACTTTTATTTGCGAATTGATGAATTAAAAATTGTTAAAGAAAAAATCCCTTATTTAATTTCTATGGGAGTAAAAGATCTAAATCAGATTGATTTAGATCAATCATTAGATTATATTGATGACTCAATAAAAACAACGCTAAAAATTCACAAACCAACAAATGAACCTACAATTGGCGTTATTGATACTATTATTGTTGATCATACACAAGTATATTTTCATGAATGAATAGATTATCATTATGAAAATAGTAAAGAACTTGAACCAATTTTAAAAGAAGAAAACCCAATTCATGGTTTAGAAGTGAGCTCGATTATTGTTAATGGCCCAAGTTTTAATCCTAATTTAGATGATGGATGTGGTTTTTTTAGAGTGCGTCATTTTGGTGTTATGGGTCAAAATTTCACTACATTTGAACTTATTAAAAAGATTCGATCAATTATTGAAAACAATCAAGATATTAAAGTTTGAAATTTATCATTAGGAACAAAATATGAAATAAAGGATAATTTTATATCGATTGAAGCTAGTATTTTAGATGACATTCAAGCTGAATATGATGTGATTTTTGTTGTCTCTGGAACAAACAAAACAAGTAAAGAATCCAAAAATTATAAAATTGGTAGTCCAGCTGATTCAATCAATAGTTTAGTAGTTAATGCTGTTAATGATCAACAAGAACCTGCATTTTATACTCGCAAAGGTATTGTTTTATCTTTTTTTAATAAACCAGATCTTGCTTATTATGGAACTTGTTATGTTTTTGAAAGTAATAATAAAGTTAAAAAAGTTCAAGGAACATCATATGCTGCTGCTTGAATTAGCCGTAAACTTGGATATTTAATTAACATCTTAGGATTTAGTCGCGAAGTTGCTAAAGCTTTATTAATTCATGCTGCAGCTGATTCTATTAAAGAAAATCATGATTTTTCATTTCTTGGATATGGTGTTGTACCTATTAAAATTAATGACATTGTTTATGCAAAAGATAATGAAATCAAATTTTTTATTAATGGTAGTATTAGTGAATATGAAACATATACTCACACAATTCCTATTCCAACTGAAACCAATAAGCATCCTTATTTAGCAAAAGCAACTTTATCATATTTTCCGCAATGTTCACGTAATCAAGGAGTTGATTACACTAACGTTGAATTAGATTTACATTTTGGAAGAATTGACGAAGATAAAAAAAGTATTATTTCAATTAATAATAATTTACAAGATGAAGATAAAATGCTTAATTTATTTGAAGGCGATGCACGAAATTATTTTCGTAAATGAGATAACATTAAATACATTAGTGATTATTCACTAAAAAATGTTAAACCACGTAAAGCTTATGGCGATGGTTTCTGAGGTTTTTCACTCAAAGCAAAAACACGCTCTAATTACAATGTTTATGATAAAAAACTAAAATTTGGATTAGTTTTTAGTTTCTTTGAAATTAATAATAAAAATCGTATTCACGAATTTATTAAATCGTGTTTATTTAATGGTTGATTAGTTAAATCAATCAGTGTTGATGAAAAGATAAACTTATACAATAAATTACAAGAAAAAATAGATATAAAATAA
- a CDS encoding ribulose-phosphate 3-epimerase has protein sequence MNKQLVPSLLAFDKKQPYEQLKIFQKHHLQTIHYDVMDLAYVNNTAFETEHLEWLLKNNFLVHIHLMVINPLQKIKQYFKYKPTHISFHFEMNDYQTNLLIIDEIKKHSIFAGIAIHPHLSLNDYAFYLKEVDYITFMSVVPGKGGQLFLEESLLKLQELYDYKIKNNLTFKIEIDGGITLEIIKKINIPIDFFVSGSYLVRNIEKLDQIINAFNQLVN, from the coding sequence ATGAACAAACAATTAGTACCATCACTTTTAGCATTTGATAAAAAACAACCTTATGAACAATTAAAAATCTTTCAAAAACATCATCTTCAAACAATTCATTATGATGTTATGGATTTAGCATATGTTAATAATACTGCTTTTGAAACTGAACATTTAGAATGATTGTTAAAAAATAATTTTTTAGTCCACATTCATTTAATGGTTATTAATCCATTACAAAAGATTAAACAATATTTTAAATATAAACCAACTCATATATCTTTTCATTTTGAAATGAATGATTATCAAACAAATTTATTAATCATTGACGAAATTAAAAAACATTCTATTTTTGCTGGCATTGCCATTCATCCACACTTATCACTAAATGATTACGCTTTTTATTTAAAAGAAGTTGATTATATTACTTTTATGTCTGTTGTTCCAGGTAAAGGTGGGCAATTATTTTTAGAAGAAAGTTTACTAAAGCTTCAAGAATTATATGATTATAAAATCAAAAATAATTTAACTTTTAAAATTGAAATTGATGGAGGTATTACTTTAGAGATAATTAAAAAAATTAATATTCCAATTGATTTTTTTGTAAGTGGTTCTTACTTAGTAAGAAATATTGAAAAATTAGATCAAATTATTAATGCATTCAATCAACTTGTTAATTAA
- a CDS encoding DUF4417 domain-containing protein, protein MTKDDLFFASILKDAKFITDLEIPLIKREEKCDLNNIVSFNSKIKDLHNLENLFFHFYDVNLKFEDYLKLFKYKKFAKIKFCKGIIMPNLNIKDNENIIEYIYKIYQNRQLIYFFQKHGLIVIPTIDWYDFLSINYSLISLFKYGIYAIDIRNKINNDLNIKCFKKCMRKIILKLKPLSIWFYDDNKQIKVDIFANKNKLNFLDISNLVLGFFNKKIKNRSYTTNEK, encoded by the coding sequence ATGACAAAAGATGATTTATTTTTCGCATCAATTCTTAAAGATGCAAAATTTATTACAGACTTAGAAATTCCCTTAATTAAAAGGGAAGAAAAATGTGATTTAAATAACATTGTTTCGTTTAATAGCAAGATAAAAGACCTTCATAATTTAGAAAATTTATTCTTTCATTTCTATGATGTTAATCTAAAATTTGAAGATTATTTAAAACTTTTTAAATATAAAAAGTTTGCAAAAATAAAGTTTTGCAAAGGAATAATCATGCCCAATCTTAATATTAAAGATAATGAAAATATTATTGAATATATTTATAAAATTTACCAAAATCGACAATTAATTTATTTTTTTCAAAAACATGGTTTAATTGTAATCCCAACAATTGATTGATATGATTTTTTGTCAATTAATTATTCACTTATAAGTTTATTTAAATATGGAATTTATGCAATAGATATTCGCAATAAAATCAACAATGATTTAAATATTAAATGTTTTAAAAAATGTATGCGAAAAATTATTTTAAAACTAAAACCTTTATCAATTTGATTTTATGATGATAATAAACAAATTAAAGTAGATATTTTTGCTAATAAAAATAAATTAAATTTTTTAGATATATCAAATTTAGTATTAGGATTTTTTAACAAAAAAATAAAGAACAGGAGCTATACAACAAATGAAAAATAG
- a CDS encoding DUF4417 domain-containing protein, whose protein sequence is MNLINFMVKSKNWNIDTIKANNTIIPIDIVPFEKHHKIIDKKKVVLHFYMFDNSFKQVINNPNKYVSILKQFGGIISFDLSLYIDMPLSLQMVNKFKNHKVAAYLQKLGINVIPNVRWGDERSFSFCFEGFEKRGIYAVSTHGCIKTKIEKTMFVNGLRKMIEVLEPKVILVHGPMPKEVFDQFKRKVVFVNYSSWISRCKNNNNNKENKYENKYEKIQANN, encoded by the coding sequence ATGAATTTAATTAACTTTATGGTGAAAAGCAAAAATTGAAATATTGACACTATTAAAGCAAACAATACTATCATTCCAATTGATATTGTTCCATTTGAAAAACATCATAAAATTATAGATAAAAAGAAAGTAGTTTTACATTTTTACATGTTTGATAATAGTTTTAAACAAGTAATTAATAATCCAAATAAGTATGTTAGCATTTTAAAACAATTTGGCGGTATTATTTCGTTTGATCTTTCATTATATATTGATATGCCACTTAGCTTACAAATGGTAAATAAGTTTAAAAATCATAAAGTAGCAGCATATTTACAAAAACTTGGCATTAACGTTATTCCAAATGTAAGATGAGGGGATGAACGAAGTTTTAGTTTTTGTTTTGAAGGATTTGAAAAACGAGGTATTTATGCAGTTAGTACACATGGTTGCATTAAAACAAAAATTGAAAAAACAATGTTTGTTAATGGTTTAAGAAAAATGATTGAAGTTTTAGAACCAAAAGTCATTTTAGTGCATGGCCCTATGCCTAAAGAAGTTTTTGATCAATTTAAACGAAAAGTAGTTTTTGTTAACTATTCATCTTGAATAAGTCGTTGTAAAAATAATAATAATAATAAGGAGAATAAATATGAAAATAAATATGAAAAAATTCAAGCAAATAATTAA